Proteins from a single region of Microbacterium sp. zg-Y818:
- a CDS encoding ABC-F family ATP-binding cassette domain-containing protein, which produces MLAVHDLEIRVGARVLMSDVSFRVSDGDKVGLVGRNGAGKTTLTKVLAGDLLPADGRVERSGELGYLPQDPRSGDPEMLARTRILDARGLGSLAIGMHEASLAMGSDDGDAAAKAMKRYGNLTERFEALGGYTAEAEAATIAHNLSLPDRILDQPLKTLSGGQRRRIELARILFSDAQTMILDEPTNHLDADSVVWLREFLKNYKGGLIVISHDVELVGETVNRVFYLDANRQVIDVYNMNWKNYLRQRVADEERRKKERANVEKKATVLQQQAARFGAKASKAAAAHQMVARAEKMLAGLDDVRQEDRVAKLRFPKPAPCGKTPLMASGLSKSYGSLEIFTDVDLAIDRGSKVVVLGLNGAGKTTLLRILAGVDKPDTGQLEPGHGLKIGYYAQEHENLDVTRSVLENMMSAAPDITATEARKVLGSFLFTGDDVLKPAAVLSGGEKTRLSLATLVVSSANMLLLDEPTNNLDPASRLEILDALSHYEGAVVLVSHDEGAVHALNPERVLILPDGVEDIWGRDYADLITLA; this is translated from the coding sequence GTGCTCGCCGTGCACGACCTCGAGATCCGCGTAGGCGCCCGCGTGCTGATGTCCGACGTCTCTTTCCGCGTCTCCGACGGCGACAAGGTCGGCCTCGTCGGCCGCAACGGCGCCGGAAAGACCACGCTCACCAAGGTGCTCGCCGGCGATCTGCTGCCCGCCGACGGCCGGGTCGAGCGCTCCGGGGAACTCGGCTACCTGCCGCAGGATCCGCGATCGGGCGACCCCGAGATGCTCGCCCGTACTCGCATCCTCGACGCGCGGGGACTCGGTTCGCTGGCGATCGGCATGCATGAGGCGTCGCTGGCGATGGGTTCGGATGACGGGGATGCCGCGGCCAAGGCCATGAAGCGGTACGGCAACCTCACCGAGCGCTTCGAGGCTCTCGGCGGTTACACGGCCGAGGCGGAAGCCGCGACGATCGCCCACAACCTGTCGCTGCCCGACCGCATCCTCGACCAGCCGCTGAAGACGCTTTCGGGAGGACAGCGTCGCCGCATCGAGCTGGCGCGCATCCTCTTCTCCGACGCGCAGACGATGATCCTCGACGAACCGACCAACCACCTCGACGCCGACAGCGTCGTGTGGCTGCGGGAGTTCCTCAAGAATTACAAGGGCGGTCTCATCGTCATCTCCCACGACGTGGAGCTCGTCGGCGAGACGGTCAACCGCGTGTTCTACCTCGACGCCAACCGCCAGGTCATCGACGTCTACAACATGAACTGGAAGAACTACCTGCGCCAGCGGGTGGCCGACGAGGAGCGCCGCAAGAAGGAGCGCGCCAACGTCGAGAAGAAGGCCACCGTGCTGCAGCAGCAGGCCGCCCGGTTCGGTGCCAAGGCTTCCAAGGCCGCCGCCGCGCACCAGATGGTCGCCCGCGCCGAGAAGATGCTCGCGGGCCTTGACGACGTGCGCCAGGAGGACCGCGTCGCCAAGCTGCGCTTTCCCAAGCCCGCACCCTGCGGCAAGACGCCGCTCATGGCATCCGGACTGTCGAAGTCCTACGGGTCGCTGGAGATCTTCACCGACGTCGACCTCGCCATCGACCGCGGATCGAAGGTGGTCGTGCTGGGCCTGAACGGTGCCGGCAAGACGACCCTGCTGCGCATCCTCGCCGGCGTCGACAAGCCCGACACGGGGCAGCTCGAGCCCGGGCACGGCCTGAAGATCGGCTATTACGCCCAGGAACACGAGAACCTCGACGTCACGCGGTCGGTGCTGGAGAACATGATGTCCGCCGCCCCCGACATCACCGCGACCGAGGCGCGCAAGGTGCTGGGTTCCTTCCTGTTCACCGGCGACGACGTGCTCAAGCCCGCCGCGGTGCTCTCAGGCGGCGAGAAGACGCGACTGTCGCTCGCCACGCTCGTGGTCTCCAGCGCCAACATGCTGCTGCTGGACGAGCCGACCAACAACCTCGACCCCGCGTCACGGCTGGAGATCCTCGACGCCCTGTCGCACTACGAGGGGGCCGTCGTGCTCGTCTCGCACGACGAGGGCGCCGTGCACGCGCTCAACCCGGAGCGCGTGCTCATCCTGCCGGACGGCGTCGAGGACATCTGGGGTCGGGACTACGCCGACCTCATCACGCTCGCCTGA
- a CDS encoding alpha/beta hydrolase produces the protein MDVILIPGLWLDASSWDDTLPALRAAGHSPRPLTLPGVGAPADDSAEIGMADWVDAVVAEIDATSGPVVLVGHSGGGNVAWGAADARPDRVARVIFVDTVPPPSGGTISEFDTVDGVVPFPGWDFFDADDVADLDAPTRAATAERTRSVPARVPTDPLALNDARRHAVPVTILSGAFDAETLPAMIAEWGAFADEFAAIHDAQVVHLGSGHWPQFSQPQSFADALVRAI, from the coding sequence ATGGACGTCATCCTCATCCCCGGACTCTGGCTCGACGCGTCGTCGTGGGACGACACGCTCCCCGCGCTGCGCGCGGCCGGTCACTCCCCCCGCCCGCTGACGCTTCCCGGCGTCGGCGCTCCGGCAGACGACAGTGCCGAGATCGGCATGGCCGACTGGGTCGACGCGGTCGTCGCCGAGATTGACGCGACGTCAGGCCCCGTCGTGCTCGTCGGCCACAGCGGCGGCGGCAACGTCGCCTGGGGCGCCGCCGACGCCCGGCCCGACCGTGTCGCCCGCGTGATCTTCGTCGACACCGTCCCGCCGCCCAGCGGCGGGACCATCTCGGAGTTCGACACCGTCGACGGGGTGGTGCCGTTCCCGGGCTGGGACTTCTTCGACGCCGACGACGTCGCCGATCTCGACGCCCCGACGCGGGCGGCGACGGCCGAGCGCACCCGCAGCGTCCCGGCGCGCGTGCCGACCGATCCGCTGGCGCTCAACGACGCGCGCCGACACGCGGTGCCGGTGACCATCCTCTCCGGGGCGTTCGACGCCGAGACGCTTCCGGCGATGATCGCCGAATGGGGCGCCTTCGCCGACGAGTTCGCGGCGATCCACGACGCGCAGGTGGTGCACCTCGGCAGCGGTCACTGGCCGCAGTTCTCACAGCCCCAGTCGTTCGCCGACGCTCTCGTACGCGCCATCTGA
- a CDS encoding DUF4190 domain-containing protein — protein MSTPDNTPPAGETNEPAAPTPPPYTAPAYTPPPAYNPPPAGAPYAAPPAQPPYAAPAAPAPYGQAGTEQPSYSAPAYPPAPPAPYGQAPYGQAPYAGAYGYAQPKTNLLAILSLVSSILGIIGILPIVGSIAGAILGHLALRQIPKSGEKGRGMALAGTIVGWVGIGLVVLLIVLFAVIWIVGVGSLSSTY, from the coding sequence TTGAGCACCCCCGACAACACACCCCCGGCCGGCGAGACCAACGAGCCGGCAGCGCCGACCCCTCCCCCGTACACCGCGCCGGCCTACACGCCGCCGCCCGCCTACAACCCTCCGCCCGCCGGGGCCCCCTACGCCGCTCCGCCGGCACAGCCGCCCTACGCGGCACCCGCCGCGCCGGCCCCCTACGGCCAGGCAGGCACCGAGCAGCCCTCGTACAGCGCTCCGGCGTACCCGCCGGCGCCGCCGGCGCCGTATGGCCAGGCACCGTACGGCCAGGCCCCCTACGCCGGCGCCTACGGGTACGCGCAGCCGAAGACCAACCTGCTGGCGATCTTGTCCCTCGTGAGCAGCATCCTCGGCATCATCGGCATCCTGCCGATCGTCGGCTCCATCGCCGGCGCGATCCTCGGCCACCTCGCGCTGCGCCAGATCCCGAAGTCGGGTGAGAAGGGCCGCGGCATGGCACTGGCCGGCACCATCGTCGGGTGGGTCGGCATCGGCCTGGTCGTGCTCCTCATCGTGCTCTTCGCGGTCATCTGGATCGTCGGCGTCGGCTCGCTCTCCAGCACGTACTGA
- the serB gene encoding phosphoserine phosphatase SerB, with translation MPARFLVVFDADSTLIRNEVIELIADEAGRGAEVAAATEAAMRGEVEFAASLRSRVAQLRGVPVASFARVLSRVEPTPGVRELIAAIHERGGIAAVVSGGFHEILDTVAPDLGVDLWRANRLHAADGALSGAVDGDIVDAAGKAAALREWAAAHGVPMSRTIAIGDGANDLQMMAAAGLGLAFNAKPAVRALADLVIERVDLREVIPLLP, from the coding sequence CTGCCTGCCCGGTTCCTCGTCGTGTTCGACGCCGATTCCACGCTCATCCGCAACGAGGTCATCGAGCTGATCGCCGACGAGGCGGGCCGCGGCGCCGAGGTGGCCGCGGCCACAGAGGCGGCGATGCGCGGCGAGGTGGAGTTCGCGGCGAGCCTGCGCTCCCGCGTCGCTCAGCTGCGGGGGGTGCCGGTGGCATCCTTCGCCCGCGTACTGTCCCGTGTGGAGCCGACCCCCGGCGTCCGGGAGCTGATCGCCGCCATCCACGAACGCGGCGGGATCGCCGCGGTGGTCTCCGGAGGGTTCCACGAGATCCTCGACACCGTCGCGCCGGACCTCGGCGTCGACCTGTGGCGGGCCAACCGCCTGCACGCCGCCGACGGAGCGCTCAGCGGCGCCGTCGACGGCGACATCGTGGATGCCGCGGGCAAGGCCGCGGCGCTGCGGGAATGGGCCGCGGCACACGGTGTGCCGATGTCTCGCACCATCGCCATCGGCGACGGCGCGAACGACCTGCAGATGATGGCGGCCGCGGGTCTCGGCCTGGCCTTCAACGCCAAGCCCGCTGTGCGCGCCCTGGCCGACCTCGTGATCGAGCGGGTCGACCTGCGCGAGGTCATCCCGCTGCTGCCCTGA
- a CDS encoding beta-ketoacyl-ACP reductase has protein sequence MTTARVVLITGGNRGIGRAIAERFVADGHRVAVTARSGEGPEGTLTVRADVTDSASLDAAYAEVERELGPVEVVVANAGITKDTLLLRMSEEDFDSVVATNLGGTFRAVKRASKGMLRARWGRVILISSVVGLYGSAGQINYAASKSGLVGFARSLTRELGGRGITANVVAPGFIETDMTAALPEETQAEYKRNIPAGRFATAAEVAGVVAWLASDDAAYISGAVIPVDGGLGMGH, from the coding sequence ATGACCACCGCACGCGTCGTCCTCATCACCGGAGGCAACCGTGGCATCGGCCGCGCGATCGCCGAGCGTTTCGTCGCCGACGGTCACCGGGTCGCCGTCACCGCCCGCTCGGGCGAGGGGCCGGAGGGGACGCTCACGGTGCGCGCTGACGTGACGGATTCCGCGTCGCTGGATGCCGCCTACGCCGAGGTCGAGCGGGAGCTCGGCCCGGTCGAGGTGGTCGTCGCGAACGCCGGCATCACCAAGGACACGTTGCTGCTGCGGATGAGCGAGGAGGACTTCGACTCCGTGGTCGCCACGAACCTGGGCGGCACGTTCCGCGCCGTCAAGCGCGCGTCGAAGGGCATGCTGCGCGCCCGATGGGGCCGGGTCATCCTCATCTCCAGCGTCGTCGGACTCTACGGCTCGGCGGGTCAGATCAATTACGCCGCGTCGAAGAGCGGTCTGGTCGGCTTCGCCCGGTCCCTCACGCGCGAGCTCGGCGGTCGCGGGATCACGGCCAACGTCGTGGCCCCCGGCTTCATCGAGACCGACATGACCGCGGCGCTGCCCGAAGAGACCCAGGCGGAGTACAAGCGCAACATCCCTGCGGGACGCTTCGCGACGGCCGCCGAGGTCGCCGGAGTGGTCGCGTGGCTCGCCTCGGACGATGCGGCCTACATCTCCGGCGCGGTGATCCCCGTCGACGGCGGTCTCGGCATGGGGCACTGA
- a CDS encoding SURF1 family protein, with the protein MSRRPVPAAVRWSGYVAVAVVFAIACAYLSHWQFARGEERSTQLELVERNYDAAPVPLAQLIPESGEMDPGDQWHPVTLVGEYDADDQLLVRNRPHGGTAAFEVLVPFRTDDGRVLLVDRGWVRPGADQPEPDHVPAAPEGPATVVVRLKAGEMLPSSGRSAPEGQVATIHLPLIAELVDGGDALIESAYGLMVSEDPAPAEAPNAIASPSEDPGPHLSYAIQWILFAVMGFIFIGYMIRTELRVRREDAADRAEAAARAGEDATGARPVRRPRPEKRRRDRDAEAEDALMDRAGG; encoded by the coding sequence GTGAGTCGGCGTCCGGTGCCGGCCGCCGTCCGGTGGTCGGGTTACGTGGCCGTGGCCGTCGTCTTCGCGATCGCCTGCGCCTACCTGTCGCACTGGCAGTTCGCACGCGGCGAGGAACGCTCGACGCAGCTCGAGCTGGTGGAGCGCAATTACGATGCCGCGCCGGTACCGCTGGCGCAGCTGATCCCCGAATCAGGCGAGATGGATCCCGGCGACCAGTGGCACCCGGTCACCCTCGTCGGCGAGTACGACGCCGATGACCAGCTGCTCGTCCGCAACCGGCCGCACGGAGGCACCGCCGCCTTCGAGGTGCTCGTGCCGTTCCGCACCGACGACGGGCGCGTTCTGCTCGTGGACCGCGGATGGGTGCGCCCGGGAGCAGATCAGCCAGAACCCGACCACGTCCCCGCCGCGCCCGAAGGGCCGGCGACGGTGGTCGTGCGACTGAAGGCCGGCGAGATGCTGCCGTCGTCAGGCCGATCGGCACCCGAGGGTCAGGTCGCCACGATCCACCTTCCGCTGATCGCCGAGCTGGTCGACGGCGGCGACGCCCTCATCGAGAGCGCGTACGGGCTGATGGTCAGCGAGGACCCGGCGCCCGCGGAGGCTCCGAACGCGATCGCGTCGCCCTCGGAGGACCCCGGGCCGCACCTGTCGTACGCGATCCAGTGGATCCTCTTCGCCGTCATGGGCTTCATCTTCATCGGCTACATGATCCGCACCGAGCTGCGCGTCCGCCGCGAGGATGCGGCCGACCGTGCCGAAGCCGCCGCGCGCGCCGGCGAGGATGCCACGGGAGCCCGTCCCGTGCGCCGGCCGCGCCCCGAGAAGCGTCGCCGGGATCGCGACGCCGAGGCCGAGGACGCACTGATGGACCGCGCGGGCGGCTGA
- the glgC gene encoding glucose-1-phosphate adenylyltransferase, with protein sequence MPTTPKVFGIILAGGEGKRLMPLTADRAKPAVPFGGQYRLIDFAISNLINSGLRQLVVLTQYKSHSLDRHISQTWRMSALLDSYVASVPAQQRLGKRWFSGSADAILQSLNLINDEKPDIVVVVGADHVYRMDFRQMLDAHIASGNKATVAAIRQPISMANQFGVIDVTAEDPTKIKDFLEKPQDPTGLADAPHEVLASMGNYIFDADALIEAVEADGEVPTSNHDMGGDIIPYFVERGEAGVYDFKRNEVPGSNDRDRDYWRDVGTIDSFFDAHMDLISTLPVFNLYNTAWPIHSQTVNSPPAKFVRDSVGRIGNAIDSIVSLGSVLSGTHLERSVVGPWALTGGGSTITDSVLFDHVDIGAGARVHRAILDKNVRLLEGATVGVDRARDLSRGFTVTDSGITIVGKNAVVER encoded by the coding sequence ATGCCTACGACGCCGAAGGTCTTCGGAATCATCCTCGCCGGCGGCGAGGGAAAACGCCTCATGCCCTTGACCGCCGACCGCGCGAAACCCGCTGTTCCATTCGGCGGCCAGTACCGCCTCATCGATTTCGCCATCTCCAACCTCATCAACTCGGGGCTGCGGCAGCTCGTGGTGCTCACCCAGTACAAGTCCCACAGCCTCGACCGCCACATCTCGCAGACGTGGCGCATGTCGGCGCTGCTGGATTCGTACGTCGCCTCGGTGCCGGCGCAGCAGCGACTGGGCAAGCGGTGGTTCTCGGGTTCGGCCGATGCCATCCTGCAGAGCCTCAACCTGATCAACGACGAGAAACCCGACATCGTCGTCGTGGTCGGCGCCGACCACGTGTACCGCATGGACTTCCGGCAGATGCTCGACGCTCACATCGCCTCCGGCAACAAGGCGACCGTCGCCGCCATCCGCCAGCCGATCTCGATGGCGAACCAATTCGGCGTCATCGACGTGACCGCCGAAGACCCCACGAAGATCAAGGACTTCCTCGAGAAGCCGCAGGATCCGACCGGCCTCGCCGATGCACCGCACGAGGTGCTCGCGTCGATGGGCAACTACATCTTCGACGCCGACGCGCTCATCGAGGCGGTCGAGGCCGACGGAGAGGTGCCGACGTCGAACCACGACATGGGCGGTGACATCATCCCCTACTTCGTCGAGCGCGGCGAGGCGGGCGTGTACGACTTCAAGCGCAACGAGGTTCCGGGCTCCAACGACCGCGATCGCGACTACTGGCGAGACGTGGGGACGATCGACTCGTTCTTCGACGCCCACATGGATCTCATCTCGACGCTGCCGGTGTTCAACCTGTACAACACCGCGTGGCCCATCCACTCGCAGACTGTCAACTCGCCGCCGGCGAAGTTCGTGCGCGACTCGGTCGGCCGCATCGGCAACGCGATCGACTCGATCGTGTCGCTCGGCTCGGTGCTCTCGGGCACGCACCTCGAACGCAGCGTGGTCGGCCCCTGGGCGCTGACCGGCGGCGGCTCGACCATCACCGATTCGGTGCTGTTCGACCACGTCGACATCGGGGCGGGCGCACGGGTGCACCGGGCGATCCTCGACAAGAACGTGCGACTGCTCGAAGGTGCGACCGTTGGCGTCGACCGCGCACGGGACCTGTCCCGCGGCTTCACCGTGACCGACTCCGGCATCACGATCGTCGGCAAGAACGCGGTCGTCGAGCGCTGA
- a CDS encoding DUF3099 domain-containing protein, with the protein MKKSTRAQTATSLPAAPRDEAASRMTNYFITMGVRVACFVLMVVVTPYGWYTAVFAVGAIVLPYIAVVLANVGKDTRPTAPENPGRALTSTAPTPPPSPSRPTVIRLDEQRPPAPGEPT; encoded by the coding sequence GTGAAGAAGTCGACCAGAGCGCAGACTGCGACCTCGCTTCCCGCCGCGCCGCGCGACGAAGCAGCGTCGCGGATGACGAACTACTTCATCACGATGGGCGTGCGCGTCGCGTGCTTCGTGCTGATGGTCGTCGTCACCCCGTACGGCTGGTACACCGCGGTGTTCGCGGTCGGTGCGATCGTGCTTCCGTACATCGCCGTGGTGCTCGCGAACGTCGGCAAGGACACCCGCCCGACGGCGCCGGAGAACCCCGGTCGCGCCCTGACCAGCACCGCGCCGACGCCCCCACCGTCGCCATCCCGACCGACGGTGATCCGCCTGGACGAACAGCGTCCGCCTGCCCCCGGAGAACCGACGTGA